The stretch of DNA TTTGGGGTCTGACGCCCGCCCTGCGTTGTCAACAAGACCCGCCATTCAGCTCCTACCCTACCAGCATGCCTGTGACTGGCGTTGTACTAAACGCGATTACAGGCAAGCCAATTGAAGGAGCCGTTGTAGGCACTTTGCGTCCCGAAGACAGGCGCTATTTGACAACTCCGCCGCGCAACTTGATTTCGCCAAGGCCGTCCCCTCCGCATAAGATTCCTGGGCCTAAACAACAGCAGATGACGGATGCAGAGGGACGCTTTCGGTTCGAATCCATGGACTTCAAGGAGAGACAGTACTTCTATGTGACCAAGGCCGCCTATCTTGCGCCTGACTCCAGCGGATCTTCAATCCCCATTTTTGAAGTGAGTGTGATGCCTGGTATGGGAGAGCTGCGCTTCAAGCTGAATCCTGAGGCTGAGCTCAACGGGAAGGTCATATCCAGCGACGGACTCGTTATGAAGAGCCTGATGGTCAGTTTGTACCGGGTCCAATATACAGCGGGAAGGCCCCACTGGATTCACATCGGCCAGCAGCGAACCGATACCAGCGGGAGCTATCACTTCGGAGAGTTGCCGGCAGGTACCTACTTCGTGGTCAGCCAATGGCTCTTCGACAACGATCCACTTCCCCCTGATACGAACACCTGTAACGACAGTCCCTATATGCCGGACGGGGGTTTCGCGCCAGAGTCGGAACCGGGCGTGCTGGACTTCCACAAAGCGGTGCCGATCATTCTCACGGAAGGCGGGCACGCGGTGGCAGACCTCAGGCTGCAGCACCAGGTCTTTCATCCGGTGACCATCCTGCATGATCCAGACTTGAGCCCGGGCTTCCTCGAGATTGTCGATAGGAACGGCCGGAACTTAGAGCTACCAGTGAGCCCTTCTGTCAATTGTGTGCGCCGCCTGCATCCATCTGGCGACCGTCAACAGAGCACAATCCATCTTCCCGACGGCAACTATACGTTTCATCAACATGCAGCCTACTCCCTGAAAGACCCATTTAAGACAGGAGGAGCAAAACAGCCTGTCTTCCTCGGAGGTTATATCTCAGTGGCGGTTGCGGGTAAGCCGGTGTCCGTAATGCTTCCAGCAGTCCCGGAAGATGATGCGGCACCGGTCGAGATCCGGGTTCACCATGAGAAGACAACCTCCTCGGCAGATGGATCAACGCACGATGTGTGCTCTCCGAAAAGACCGGGTGGCGTACTTTTTGTTTCGCCGGGCACGAAGCTTCCTCCCCCTTTTCAGATTGAAATGCTCTCTGCAGACAATTTCGGCGGCCAAGGAGTCACTGTTCATGTAACAGAGAAAAACACCGATCTCTACGAGGCAGTTGGCTCACAGCCTGGCCGTTTCTGGCTTATTACACAGGTTCTGGATCTGGGGTATGTGTCAAAGATAAGTGCCGCCGGCCTAGACCTGCTCCAACATCCGCTAGTGATCGGCATGGACAGAACCAGCGTGGCTCTTGACATTACGGTGCGAGACGACTGCGGTAGGATTCACTTCGAAAAGCCTTGGACTAAGCCGGCTCCCGGTGCCGTGTTGGCCGATGCGGTTGGAATCGTAAACCCTTTCTTCGAGCTACTGGTTCCACAATTCTTTGGAGCTACCCCGCACGGTCAGTTCTCCCAGGAAAGATCCATGATGGAGCTTGGACGCCCCGCTTCCATCACCGTGGGCAATTTACCTCCCGGCCACTACAAGCTTTTCGAGGCATTCGACGAGAGTGCAGTCAGTAACTTTTCCCCTGTCGAACTGGACAAGCGGCTAGGACCAGCAAAACATATATGGCTCAAGCCCCGTGAGCAAGTGAACCTGAACATCCTTGATCTTCCCAAGTAGTGCAGCTGCCTATCACAAACAACTCGGACGCGCGCGCATGTCATCTTGTTACTCCTGACACGGAGATTCTAGACGGGTACGTTAGCGTTACCCGATTCCCAAGCTGGACGCTGCCGCCAGCCACCTCGACCCCCACACTGACGCCTCGAAGTTCTGCACGAAGTCGTCGTGTCTGTCGAAGATGATTCCTTGGGTATGGTCCTCAGAGAGCAGCGATACAGCATCGCCGTCGAAGGCACGGATTCCCTCACATGCCCCTAGGACTTTCCCGGTTGTAATAGCCACTGCTCCACACCAGGCGCTTTGCTTCACCCACAAAAAGGCATTCTCCTCCGGCAAAGACCTAGACAGCAGCAGGGGTATGCCCAAAGCACTGAGGCTTTCATCCCGGCTGAAGAAGCCGTGGCCCGTATCGGGCTGCCCATTTACCGCAGCAGCGTAACCGGTGCTGAGGGCGGTCCGTACATTGTCGGTAGCCTTCAAGCTCAACAACTGGCTTGGGCGAATGGCCGATCCAACGGCGAGCGAGAGACCGTCGAGGAAGTCTGACCTCTGTAAACGACCCTGGTTCTCCCTCACAAGCCGACCAATTGCCTCTTTCCTCGACTCCCCTAGCATCTGTCCTGCATATTCGTAAGCACCTTCAATGAAAACGGTGTTTTGACCAATTTCGACCTTCCGGGGTGCCGGGGTGGCCGACCTGCCGACACGAGAACTTGTGGGAGCACTCGCTGCTACAGAGTTGCGCCCTGCACTTGTCTATGGATTATTTGAAAGGAAGCTGTTCAGTGCGTGTAGAACTTCTGCCTCGTTGGAGAGAAAAATGTAGTGATCTGCGTTGGTTACGCGGACCACGGTGGCAGTGGGAATTCCATTCTTGAAGCTGTCTGCGATCAGAGTCATATGTTCGCGATCTGCCACTTCAGCCTGCCGAAGTTTGTCAGGGTCCCCGTCTAGAACCACGGAACCGGCATCAAGTGTCCTCTATGCGATAGCCTAGAAATTTCTCCGTATTCACGACATCGAAGTACCCTGATTCTTTGGCAAACTGATCCAGCAGGAAAGTGTGGCCCGCGCCGAAGATGACGAGCACGCGATCTTCTGGCTTGGCGAGCCGTCGCACGTTTTCCAAGATGATCATGTTGCGCGCATGCCAACCGCCAACCCAGTTCGCCCCAGGGTTGGTCTTGTTATCGCCGAACCGCAGCATCTCGAAGTAAATTCTGTTATTCGACAACCGGTACTCCTGCGCGTTCGCACGCTGAAACCATTCGAACATGGTATGAGTGTGCAGATAGGTGGACTCTCCGGCGGCAAATTGCTTGCCTTCCGCGAGAAACGCCTCGAACCGCGATTGCAGACCATGAGTAGCAGCATAGGCGGCGAAGTCGTAGGCGTCATCGGGTCCTGGGGGACCCGACTTGTAGTCCACCGCATCCAGTTGGGAGATGCCCATCTTGGCGGCGAGGCGCAGACCGAGCTGGTCGCGTTCGTTGGAAGTCAATGCATAATTTCCGCTGCGATATGCCGCGTAGCGCTGGTCAAGGTGTGCCTGTTCTGATGGCGGCAACTCGATGGCAATGCGAGTGGGTTTGAATCGCGCAACAGCTTCAACCAGTTTTTCAATCTGCTGCTGCCGTGCTGGCGTAAGGACGTCGTCCACTGCCATATTGCTGATGTCGTGATTCGGATTGTCGAAGTGCGTTGTTCCGAGGATCATGATCTGCGACTTCTGTCCGTGAGCCGACGCAACAAGCACCGGTAACCAAACCAGCAAAGCGAATCGAATCGAGCGCATACACAGCATTATGCGATATTCTCTCCCAGCTTTCATGTCGCCTCCAACCAATCGAGAAAGGAGCTGGCTTCTACTCAGCAGTTCCGCCGCTCCCCAAAACGGTGTTGTCGGCAATTACCCCTGCCAACCGAAGTTGTCGTGGGTAATAGTTCGCTGTAACGTGACAGAACGCATATGGCACCCACCCGAGAGCTATGGACTTCCAACCTCGTAGATGCAGCTAGAGCTATCGGCGACACCGAGCGTCAGCGCAGCAGATGGCTAGCTGCAGACGCCTTTGCATGGGAGCGACCCGAAGAGCTGATCAACACGTGGGACGATTCGCTGGTGGAACTCTTCCTCGAAGAGTACGGTGCTGGTCTATCGCGGGCGCAAGCCAATGCAGCCATCGCATTGCGCGATGAATTGAATAAGTACTGCCATGCAACGCCGGACATTCTCGATCCCCTGCAGGTGCTTACCGATCCTCGCTGGGAGGCCGTTCGAATCAAGGCCCGCTCCTTCGTCACCGCTTTCGAAACCAACCTGTCGGAGTAAATAGGCATTCGCTGACGGCGGACAATCTTGTTACTCCTGAAACGGAGGTTTCAGCCGGGTACGTCAGCGTCCCGACGATCCGAAAACTTCGACGTTTCCGAGGAACTGTGGCTAAGGGCACTGCGGGAAGGTTGTGCTGAGTAGGGCGATCGGCACACCGTCAGGTCTTAAATGCGTTGCCTCGAGAGGCTTACTGTGAGTGTTGTCTCGCCGCGCGCCTTCGCAGGTGACTTCTCTGATTTTGAGACTTACCGAGCCGAACATGAACCCCGAATTTAGAACCATCGTCTCGATGAAGTATTGCTCACCTCCGACGAGGTTCAGTGTGATGTGCGCTCCACTGTTCGAGTGCTTCGCTGTCCACCACGTTGCCGACAACGTGTGGAGACCCGGTGCCATATTGAACGTGATGAAGTGGCTTGGTTCCATGAAAGCCAGTTGGTGGTCTGCATCGAAAATACGACCTTTGAACGCTGCGGGATCATGGCCGGGCAGACCTCCCAGCATTGTCACTCCATGGGAGTAGAAGGTCACCTGAGCCGGAGGCGGCGCGACCGGTGAACCCTGGGCGAGCGCAGGAATGGCCGCGAGAATTGAGAAGTTGAGCACGCAGAGCCAGCATGAATCTAGCCCCATCCTATGTTTATCGCCACGCAATCCTTGCATACCTAACGTACGACCTCACCCCAGAGTTCAACTCACGCTAGCAGATTGCCAGACCATCTCAGTATCCCTCAAAGGCGACATTTGTTCGAGGTTGGTTTGTTCGACGATGCGCCTTGAAAGCGAGATTATAGGAAACCCTGGACCCCTTGGGTACTCTCTACCGTTCCATCGCCCTTTGAACTTGGACCGCAGACCAATGCCCAACTCTTCGGGGCGTTGGGATCCCACGGGCATTGAGTTCTGCGGCGATCGCGCGGAGCGAGCTCGCGCCGGTGGCTCGTATGGCTGTGATGGTTGGAACGAGCTCCGAGCGGACCTGGCTCGCTTTCTGGCTACGCACTTGCCGCGCAGCAGCTCCGATCTCTGCAAACCGCTCAGCCGAGACGCGCCGGCCGCCAAGCTTAGTTCCCCGTGCCTTTGCGGCGGCGAGGGCTGCCTTGGTCCTCTTCGAGATGGCCTCGGCTTCCTGCTCTGCAACAGCGGCCAAGATGTGGACTACGAACCGATTCGCCTGGGGCATATCGACAGCCACGAACTCGACGCCAGACTCCATGAGGTTCGAGATGAAGGCGACGTTGCGGGCCAGACGGTCCAGCTTGGCGATTACCAGGGTAGCGCGATGCTTGCGGCAGAGCTTGAGGGCGGTAGCGAGGGCAGGACGATCATTGCGCTTGCCGCTTTCGACCTCAAGAACTTCCTCTACAAGCGTCCAGTCTCCACCATCGAGAAAGGCGGCGACGGCAGCGCGCTGTGCTTCGAGGCCCAGCCCGCTTATGCCCTGCCGTGCCGTTGAGACTCTCAGGTAGCTTACAAACTTGCCGTTTTCCATCGCTTCGAGCACCTGTTACGTTTCTTCTACGTCCCTTGAAGCGGCGTTACTGCCAACCTTGGCCGGCCAGTTGGGTCGAATTGTTGATCTCTGACCCGAGAGCCTGAACTTAGCGAAAACACCGACTTTCCGGGAGATTCGATCCTTCATCTCTGCGGGGCAAGCTGCTTACATAGGGTTGCCTCTTCACAACGCCAATGGCGGCAGGAGTATGCGACAAATGCGTGTCGCAAGCCAATCCGCTGAAAAGACCGCAGGTGTGCGCCGAACTCGCAACTGAAGCCGGCCGTCTCCGCAGCACAGGTCTTTGGATAGTTAACAATCGTTGAGATCCTAGATCTAACGGCAGCGGGATAGGCTGGAAGAAATCCATCCAACACGTCGTCATACTGCCCGTCGGAGAGATCTTCTAACTTTTGGGAAGGGCAGAGGCGGTGTGTGTCAGCGTTGTATTTCCCCCAGGCGCTGCTCCAGTCAACTGTCTGCGTGTTGGCAGGACTAAAGATCAGCAGGAACGCCGCGATGGCTGCGATTGTTTTCATAGATCATTGAGTGTAGCCCGCAGGACGGGCGAGGTACTTCTCCAGTCGGCATATCGGAGCACACATGAACCTGCTGGAATGCGGCATTCCTTCAAAACGGCATGGTCGGCAACTTCGACCAGCGGAGACGGTCATCCTTCCAGTCTAACCGCTGAAGACAGGTTTGGCTTCTCAACGAGGGAGCACGAGTGACGTGTAAAAGGTGTCGAGTCACGATGGTGGAGCTCAAAGGCCACATCTTCCACGGAAAGCGTAAGTTCCGCTGTCCACTCTGCAGACGCGCAAAGATGAAGAAGCCGCAGAAACCACAAGATCGCTCATGACGAAGTTGAGTCGGTGAGTACGCAAGGTTAGACAACGACGCTCGTCCACTTCAGGAGCCACAGGATGCCTAAATACATCTATCCGGACATGCCAGAGATGGGAACAGAAGAGGACTACGAAACGCAGAGCTATTGGCCTCTCTGTTACCCGCGCATTTATGACAATGTGTCCGCCTATACCAGCCCGAAAGCAGTCGCCTTCGATCTTGCATCGATCTTTAGGAGTTACGCTCTGTTCTTTCGGAGGTCCCCCCACCAGCTCGACAGGGACACTCACAATGCCGGCATGATCGCCGCCGCCTCGTTTCATGCAGCCAGATTGACCGATTTGCGGGTTCCGACCTTCTTTGTAGAGCACGATCTTCTGATGGCTTTGTCTAAGACCACGCCTCCCGAAGCGATCGACTGGAAGGCTTTGCACCTGCCGTTCGATGCTGCCGTCTTTATTCTGCCTCCAGGGGCAATCACGATACCGGGGTCCGGCAGCATTGGCTTTCTGTGGTATTCCCGTGCCTTCGAGGGCAATAGAGTCCGCGTCCCCAGCGGGGTTGAGCACGATTTCACCCTCCCCAAAAGTCAGCTGTACATACGGACGGTTTTAGCGGAGAAACCCGGCAGTCCGGCCGTCGTGCATCACATCATCGATGGCGAAGCAAACACTCTTATAGATCTAAGCAAAGCACTTGAAGATAACGACGTCATGCCCGGTAGTGTTCCCTTCAGTGTTGCTGAACGTAGGCTTGGTGGCATGATTGCTGGTCTTGTCTTCAATCTTGTACTAGCGATGGCAGCACGTCCCGAGTTGCTGACCCAAGGCACGTTCAGCGGAAAACGGTCGAAGCGCGGGTCCGAGTTCTGGCAGCCCAATATCATCGGAAAGAACTATCGTGTTTCCGGCAGCGACGGCAAAGGAGTGACCGGCCTCACTCACCGGATGCACTGGCGACGCGGCCATTGGCGCAATCAGGGCTACGGCGTTCAACGAATGCAGCATCGGCAGGTCTGGATTGAACCGACTCTGGTCGCTGGGGAATAATCTGCAGAAACGATGATCTTGGTTCGGGGGCGAGGATGCGTCAGCGTACAGGTCTTCCTATGATCCGGTTTGGCAACACCAGGACAATTCCACCCGAAAGGATAGCGATGCCTGCCCACTCCTGCCAGTGTTGCCGAGAAATCCCAAACAACATGAGCCCCACTCCGATGAGCATACAGCCGAGCCAACGCTTTCCTAATGCCATAGCTCCTCCTTCAATTAGCCACTGGCTAAGCCTTCGGACAGACCGCATGCTTTCAGCTAGCGGGCGCAATCCTGGACAATACGAGCAAGTTTTCCGTGGGGTCGATTGTGATGCTGCACGGTTCGTATGACTCGACACGAGTAATGCCGTCAACGTGTAGATCAACTTGAGCGAGAATATCTTCGCTCTCTAGACTCACGAAGATCGTGCACCGCCAGTAAGCTCCGGCATTTCGCCAGAAGAGATCGCATTTCCTCCTGTCGCGATGTTTTTGAACGAAGGTGTCGTTCTCGCGAAGCCGGGAAACAATCCGTCCAAGCAAATAGGGGTCTTCAAACTTCTGGTTGGCAATTTCCTTGAGTTGCTGCGCATCTGTCATCTCATTGGCCGCTGCAATAACTATACAAAGACAAGCTCATGACGCGTAAGTTGTTCATTGCCGGTAGCTTCTTTTCCTTAACAGAAGGGGGCCGTGGAAATGACCGGCCTCTGCAAAGCGTGGAACGGAGAAACTGTCCCACCCTTTACACAGTCCGTTGGAAGACGCCGGTGCTGCCGGCGTCTCCCACATTTCGCACCGCTGCGGCGACGGGTGTATGTATGTAATTACAGCAATACGCTTATAGGCTGAGACCAATACCGTAGCCACGCTGAATCTCTCGTTGCGGGGGCTTTTGACCTTGTTCCTGCTGGGGCGTTTTCTCACGTTCGGGTGCCTTCTGTTGCTGAAC from Granulicella tundricola MP5ACTX9 encodes:
- a CDS encoding DUF5694 domain-containing protein, with the translated sequence MRSIRFALLVWLPVLVASAHGQKSQIMILGTTHFDNPNHDISNMAVDDVLTPARQQQIEKLVEAVARFKPTRIAIELPPSEQAHLDQRYAAYRSGNYALTSNERDQLGLRLAAKMGISQLDAVDYKSGPPGPDDAYDFAAYAATHGLQSRFEAFLAEGKQFAAGESTYLHTHTMFEWFQRANAQEYRLSNNRIYFEMLRFGDNKTNPGANWVGGWHARNMIILENVRRLAKPEDRVLVIFGAGHTFLLDQFAKESGYFDVVNTEKFLGYRIEDT
- a CDS encoding recombinase family protein, translated to MENGKFVSYLRVSTARQGISGLGLEAQRAAVAAFLDGGDWTLVEEVLEVESGKRNDRPALATALKLCRKHRATLVIAKLDRLARNVAFISNLMESGVEFVAVDMPQANRFVVHILAAVAEQEAEAISKRTKAALAAAKARGTKLGGRRVSAERFAEIGAAARQVRSQKASQVRSELVPTITAIRATGASSLRAIAAELNARGIPTPRRVGHWSAVQVQRAMER